From Triticum aestivum cultivar Chinese Spring chromosome 4A, IWGSC CS RefSeq v2.1, whole genome shotgun sequence, a single genomic window includes:
- the LOC123087863 gene encoding BUD13 homolog, with product MATKQPPPSSSTSGAAVSMKDYLKRYQSGPAAAGDQKKAKKRKKNPKPSAGGVLIVDEDPVWQKPVQIPEDEPSSGDEKPQVDEDIEVKRMRRMEAIRAARPYNSIANDGSGWVTLPVPEPEGSGSPRRRRNDTPSPGRKEDLSPPRRRQRRDTPSPKRGGGGAMGSDISPPRQRQRRRDTPSPEGKGTGEGGDLSPPRKSRRQDDSSPPRRRARHDSEEPQDISPPRRRTRHDSKEPQNRSPPRRRTRHDSEEPQNRSPSRRRTRHDSEEPQNCSPSRRRTRHDSEEPGDISPPRRRKHQASAQLDDLSLARRQNLGQSLGDGDISPPRKGRKSASDDLSPPRKERDTSPPRKVRKEGALKETMRAGLMSAEEVKEDIRKIKEDEKLKFAAQDPSFTGKGAKVVFRDKEGKRINQEDIQKAKKDEKPKEKHIEWGKGLVQKRAAEARVKELEDVKDQPFARTRDDPELDGMLKNRLRWGDPMAHLVKRKDTDFLLNDLGDDEKMKESGFIVPQNVPAHSWLKRGVDPPPNRYGIKPGRHWDGVDRSNGYEKDMYKLKNDKQATEQEAYLWSVADM from the exons ATGGCGACGAagcagccgccgccgtcgtcttccacaTCGGGGGCGGCGGTGTCCATGAAGGACTACCTCAAGCGGTACCAGTcggggcccgccgccgccggcgaccagaagaaggccaagaagaggaagaagaacccCAAGCCCTCGGCCGGAGGGGTGCTCATCGTCGACGAGGACCCCGTGTGGCAGAAGCCGGTGCAGATCCCGGAGGACGAGCCGTCGTCAG GGGACGAGAAGCCTCAGGTGGACGAGGACATCGAGGTGAAGCGGATGCGGCGCATGGAGGCGATCCGCGCCGCCCGGCCCTACAACTCCATCGCCAACGACGGCAGCGGGTGGGTCACTCTGCCCGTTCCGGAGCCTGAGGGCAGTGGCTCGCCCCGCCGCCGTCGTAACGACACTCCGTCGCCTGGGAGGAAGGAGGACCTCTCTCCCCCGCGGCGAAGGCAGCGGCGGGACACGCCGTCTCCTAAGCGTGGAGGTGGAGGTGCTATGGGTAGCGATATTTCTCCGCCGAGGCAGAGGCAAAGGCGGCGTGACACGCCCTCGCCGGAGGGCAAGGGTACAGGAGAGGGAGGCGATCTGTCACCGCCACGCAAGTCCAGGCGGCAAGACGATTCCTCTCCTCCAAGGAGACGAGCTCGCCATGATTCCGAGGAACCCCAGGACATCTCACCACCACGGAGGCGCACGAGGCACGACTCCAAGGAGCCTCAGAACCGCTCCCCCCCTCGGCGCCGGACACGGCATGACTCGGAGGAGCCTCAGAACCGCTCCCCCTCTCGGCGCCGGACACGGCATGACTCGGAGGAGCCTCAGAACTGTTCCCCCTCTCGGCGCCGGACACGGCATGACTCGGAGGAGCCCGGAGATATCTCTCCGCCACGAAGACGGAAGCACCAGGCCTCTGCACAGCTGGATGACCTGTCACTCGCAAGAAGACAAAATTTGGGACAGAGCCTGGGGGATGGGGATATTTCTCCACCAAGGAAGGGTCGGAAGTCTGCATCAGATGATTTATCTCCACCTCGTAAGGAGAGAGACACTTCTCCTCCAAGGAAGGTTAGAAAGGAAGGAGCTCTGAAAGAGACAATGAGAGCTGGGTTGATGTCAGCAGAGGAAGTTAAAGAGGACATCAGAAAGATTAAGGAGGATGAGAAGCTCAA GTTTGCAGCACAGGACCCTTCGTTCACTGGTAAAGGGGCAAAGGTAGTGTTCCGAGATAAGGAAG GAAAAAGGATAAATCAAGAAGACATACAGAAGGCAAAGAAAGACGAGAAGCCAAAG GAAAAACATATAGAATGGGGTAAAGGTTTGGTGCAGAAACGAGCAGCCGAGGCTCGAGTGAAGGAGCTTGAAGATGTGAAGGATCAGCCATTTGCGAGAACAAG GGATGATCCTGAGCTTGACGGCATGCTCAAAAACAGACTCCGATGGGGTGATCCTATGGCTCATCTTGTCAAG CGCAAAGATACAGACTTTCTTCTCAATGACTTGGGAGATGATGAAAAGATGAAGGAATCTGGATTTATAGTTCCTCAAAATGTACCTGCTCACAGCTGGCTGAAGCGTGGGGTAGATCCTCCTCCAAACCGTTATGGCATAAAACCCGGCCGTCATTGGGATGGAGTGGACCGCAGCAATG GATACGAGAAGGACATGTACAAGCTAAAGAATGATAAGCAGGCGACGGAGCAGGAGGCCTACCTTTGGTCCGTCGCAGATATGTGA